From the genome of Sander lucioperca isolate FBNREF2018 chromosome 1, SLUC_FBN_1.2, whole genome shotgun sequence, one region includes:
- the glod5 gene encoding glyoxalase domain-containing protein 5 → MALRAVGSRLLHFQKNSFKTVSIQTLVRFKKTCPVEVSRLDHLVLTVKSVPDTINFYTSVLGMEVITFKGNRKALGFGQQKFNLHQLGQEFEPKAKHPTSGSADLCLITKTSLATVAAHLKVCGVEIEEGPVKRSGAVGTITSLYFRDPDHNLIEVSNYNQSTLEGSS, encoded by the exons ATGGCGCTTCGGGCAGTTGGGAGTCGTTTGTTGCACTTTCAGAAGAACAGTTTCAAG ACTGTCTCCATCCAAACACTTGTCAGATTCAAAAAAACCTGTCCAGTTGAAGTGAGCCGTCTGGATCATTTGGTTCTAACGGTGAAAAGTGTGCCAGACACCATCAACTTTTATACCTCAGTTCTTGGCATGGAGGTCATCACTTTCAAG GGAAACCGTAAGGCCCTGGGTTTTGGGCAGCAGAAATTTAACCTTCACCAGCTGGGTCAGGAGTTTGAGCCCAAAGCCAAGCATCCAACCTCAGGCTCTGCAGACCTGTGCCTCATCACCAAAACCTCCCTGGCTACAGTAGCTGCACATCTGAAG GTCTGTGGGGTTGAGATAGAGGAGGGTCCAGTGAAGAGGAGTGGAGCTGTGGGGACCATCACCTCTCTGTACTTCAGAGATCCAGACCACAATCTCATTGAAGTGTCTAACTACAACCAGTCAACATTAGAGGGATCTTCTTGA